The following DNA comes from Arcobacter cloacae.
AGAGTATAATTTTGAATAGTATAAATTTAGAAAAATTAGAAGAGATAATTTTAAAAAATCTTGAAAATAAAACAGAAGAAGTAAAAAGGATTTTTCATGGAAGGGGAAATTTTTATGAAGATTTTAACTATTTAAGTGTTGATAGTTTAGGAAAAATCTTATTTGCGACTTTTCATGATTTAATAGAAGAGAAAAAAGAGAGAAGTATCATAGAACTTCTTAATAAAATAGCTATTTTAAAAGATTTTGATATTTTTATAGTTCAAAGAAAATATAAAAAAGAGGAACTTTTTGAAGCTATAAAAGGCGAAATACCACAATCTTATGAAGTTATAGAAAATGGTTTAAAATATAAAGTAACTTTTTCAAATAGAAATATTGGAATATTTTTTGATATGAAAAAAGGAAGAGAGTTTGTAGCTTCTATTTGTAAAGATAAAAATGTTTTAAATCTCTTTTCTTATACTTGCGCTTTTAGTGTAACAGCAATTAATAGTGGTGCTAAACAAGTAGTGAATGTAGATATGGCAAAA
Coding sequences within:
- a CDS encoding class I SAM-dependent methyltransferase; protein product: MNLEKLEEIILKNLENKTEEVKRIFHGRGNFYEDFNYLSVDSLGKILFATFHDLIEEKKERSIIELLNKIAILKDFDIFIVQRKYKKEELFEAIKGEIPQSYEVIENGLKYKVTFSNRNIGIFFDMKKGREFVASICKDKNVLNLFSYTCAFSVTAINSGAKQVVNVDMAKGALTTGRENHHLNNLDTKKVKFMPYDILKSWSRIKKFAPYDVIVIDPPAFQKGSFAATKDYEKIIRRLDELASENCVVLSTLNDPMIGTDFVKEQFISFAPSFKFDRRLENLEEFKALDEEKSLKNLIFIKQNSNKT